The Medicago truncatula cultivar Jemalong A17 chromosome 7, MtrunA17r5.0-ANR, whole genome shotgun sequence genome includes the window TTTAGGTTTGTTTACATGCTCTAATGGTTGATAAGTAGATTCCTAACAAGCATGGACGCTCACTGAAATTATAGACATTCCATTCAAATATAAAGTATCATCATATGTGGACATTGTTCTATTTGTGTAGTGTGTCGGTGTTTGCCTGCCAATGCTgcaattgatttcaattttttgtattAGAGTTGTGCACAAGTAGCACAGCTTTTTGGAAGTGTTCCATCAAAGTATcttgatattgatataaatggttcaattgatttcaatttttaggtATTAGGGTTATGCACAGGCAGCACTACTTTTTATAAGTGCTCAATCAAATCATCTtgatattcaaaaaaaaatttaaaaaatttgtgctttattggttgattatattttttggtcattttgttcTTCAGATTAAGAGCTGCAGTACTCAATTTTCCTTTTCGTGTACCTGTTTCATCACCCACCCTCTCTGCAAATGCAACTGAAACTCTAATTTCATCTTTACCTTTTTGACTAATTCTCAGGCCGGTTGAAGTGCTGCAATCAAACAAAGAGTACACAGAAGAAGATATCACCAGTGAGGTACTTAGAGGAGGGTCTACCACATTTGGCTCATCAAATAGCTCATCAGACCATGGAGTGTTCAACTTCCCTGGGCTACGAAGTGATATTGAAGTCATGGAACGCAGCCTCTTCGGTGGTCTCGGTCGCTTCTTTGAAGCAgctgaagaaatgaaaaatggcCTTTTTGATGTTATTGCAAAGTCTCCCTCTATATTTGATGCAGAGATGCCATCTTCATCCCGTATGAGGCAAGGGATACCTATTGAAGATAATGGCCGGCAAGAAACTCGTCCTAAATCCAAGGATATGGAATCAGCTGATACTGATTTCTCTGCATTGGCTAAAGATGTTTAAACTAAATTGTTCTGCAAACATACTATATTTTTACTAGTTGTGTTAGATCACAAACATCTGGACTACATGTATGCCCTTTAATAAGGTGTGTCTCAGTATCTTTATGCCAGTTGTTTAGgtttgttttctttcaaaaattaaaaactctAGCTGATATGGCATGTATCGAGGGTTTTATCTTTTACCTACACTTGGTTACAGGTTATGTAATGTGAAATTTTCAGgcaaactttattttttagctAGTTTCTCATTCGATGGATAGATATTTggcatttgttttcattttgcaCCAGTATTAAGTAATATTGCTACAACTTTCTTGTTCCAGATATTGAGGGAAATTCCTGGATAATAGAACCAGTAGAAAGTGAGACTTTTGTATGCATTTATCTGTGTGTGCAGAGAAAACGAATGAATGGTGTATTATCAGCGACTATGTGCTaagtttcaatttattttttttgtt containing:
- the LOC25499512 gene encoding fra a 1-associated protein, producing the protein MGWVWSDDDNNSSSGSDERCSTRKVVKSQCKTEEVEPGKFVRKCEKTEELLKTCAGKPVEVLQSNKEYTEEDITSEVLRGGSTTFGSSNSSSDHGVFNFPGLRSDIEVMERSLFGGLGRFFEAAEEMKNGLFDVIAKSPSIFDAEMPSSSRMRQGIPIEDNGRQETRPKSKDMESADTDFSALAKDV